The Cylindrospermopsis curvispora GIHE-G1 genome contains a region encoding:
- a CDS encoding chemotaxis protein CheW, with protein sequence MITRQNRHAKLPEKVDAKGLNQSPSLKDELYLRFYLSSPEEFALPLISIKEVIEVTPNQIIPIPNTSPLVLGVVNWRSRLIWVVDLGKFMGEMIPLNLERRSQVSVITTEYEDTIIGLAVDQICATFWLDMESVVAPTDVPDDILPFVQGEWLDSENNKSVKLINQRVILQSDKWASMVKFNQEGK encoded by the coding sequence ATGATCACTCGCCAAAACCGACACGCCAAATTACCAGAAAAGGTTGATGCTAAAGGTCTCAATCAATCCCCGTCTTTAAAAGACGAGTTGTATCTGAGGTTTTATTTGTCCTCACCCGAGGAATTTGCCCTACCCTTAATTAGCATCAAGGAGGTAATAGAAGTTACTCCCAATCAAATCATACCCATTCCTAACACCTCCCCATTGGTTTTAGGAGTAGTCAATTGGCGAAGTCGGTTAATTTGGGTAGTAGACTTAGGAAAGTTTATGGGAGAAATGATACCTTTAAATCTAGAACGTAGATCACAAGTATCAGTTATTACGACTGAGTATGAAGACACCATAATTGGTTTAGCAGTAGACCAAATATGTGCTACGTTTTGGTTAGATATGGAATCTGTAGTAGCTCCAACCGATGTGCCAGATGACATACTTCCTTTTGTGCAGGGGGAATGGCTAGATAGTGAAAATAACAAGTCCGTGAAGCTGATTAATCAAAGAGTAATTCTGCAAAGCGATAAATGGGCAAGTATGGTCAAATTTAATCAGGAGGGAAAATGA
- a CDS encoding chemotaxis protein CheW, whose amino-acid sequence MHDANSFWEDTGSKPEKKPVDENLEDLIKELEDSLLAGSKQVSSQIIREKGKQVGLTSIGGKPQVTKIPDPVSFGGKEGVNISFGHLNQMANLVGDLLTSHHVLAHNHQHLCQSLDHLLSQIQHLSQIGIRIQELNDPSNPFYSLHQEIIECTSTMVESALDIDFVQEEIQTLSEQFDQVTEKLRDSCVSIQRIPFARASERLRNQVTIDGVKYGKKVDLVIQGQETPVDKLILPHLTDCLIYILHHAMSQETKTAPVRIASGKSPAGKITIQVSVEGKYNLICITFISVANNTLGLNYHRLIQNLLPTLHQVYGTISTDSSIAHQRTLTIKLPISLSGLTACGTICCVFHNYTIAFHQEYVIETMDILVKDLARDAKGKPFIRWGKRILPLRSLSEVLGFHRQIVDTPSTDNRQNTSVVILHPGSTDIIVALQVDQVLGEREIFVKQFPGILPKPTGLAGMSIGSDGTIVFVADPWEIISQLNLVSPT is encoded by the coding sequence ATGCATGATGCTAATAGTTTTTGGGAAGATACAGGAAGCAAACCTGAAAAAAAACCTGTAGATGAGAATTTGGAAGATTTGATTAAGGAATTGGAAGATAGCTTGTTAGCAGGATCTAAACAAGTCTCATCACAAATAATCAGGGAAAAAGGAAAGCAAGTTGGCCTTACTTCCATAGGGGGAAAACCTCAAGTTACTAAAATACCAGATCCCGTTTCTTTTGGGGGTAAGGAGGGTGTCAATATTTCTTTTGGTCATTTAAATCAAATGGCAAATTTGGTGGGGGACTTGCTGACCAGTCACCATGTCCTAGCGCATAATCACCAGCACCTGTGCCAATCTTTAGACCATCTGCTCTCTCAAATTCAACACCTTTCCCAGATCGGTATCAGAATACAAGAGTTAAATGACCCATCTAATCCTTTCTATTCCCTGCACCAAGAAATTATAGAATGTACTTCCACCATGGTGGAGTCTGCATTAGATATTGATTTTGTTCAAGAGGAGATTCAAACTCTAAGTGAGCAGTTTGATCAAGTCACGGAAAAATTACGAGATAGTTGTGTCAGCATACAACGGATCCCTTTTGCTCGAGCTAGTGAACGATTACGTAATCAGGTGACTATTGATGGAGTGAAGTATGGCAAAAAGGTGGACTTGGTTATACAAGGACAAGAAACACCTGTGGATAAGCTAATTTTACCCCACCTGACTGATTGTCTGATTTATATACTCCATCATGCTATGTCCCAGGAAACTAAAACTGCTCCAGTCCGCATTGCTTCTGGCAAATCACCTGCAGGAAAAATCACTATCCAGGTTTCTGTTGAGGGTAAATACAATCTGATATGTATAACTTTTATATCTGTAGCTAATAATACTCTGGGACTTAACTACCATAGGCTAATCCAAAATTTGCTACCAACTCTTCACCAAGTTTATGGCACTATTAGCACTGATTCCTCTATCGCTCACCAAAGAACTTTGACTATCAAGTTACCTATTAGTTTAAGTGGTTTGACTGCTTGTGGAACTATATGTTGTGTTTTCCATAACTACACAATTGCCTTTCATCAGGAATATGTGATCGAAACCATGGATATATTGGTGAAGGATCTGGCCAGGGATGCTAAAGGTAAACCATTTATCCGCTGGGGAAAACGGATTTTGCCTTTACGCAGTCTCTCTGAAGTGTTAGGATTTCATCGTCAAATTGTTGACACTCCTTCAACGGACAATCGTCAAAACACTTCTGTAGTTATTCTTCACCCCGGTAGTACTGATATTATAGTCGCTCTCCAGGTTGACCAGGTGTTGGGTGAAAGGGAAATCTTTGTTAAACAATTCCCAGGAATTTTACCCAAACCCACTGGTCTTGCAGGAATGTCCATTGGCTCAGATGGTACTATTGTTTTTGTAGCAGACCCCTGGGAAATTATCAGTCAACTAAATCTAGTGTCACCGACCTAA
- a CDS encoding class I SAM-dependent methyltransferase — translation MPSVQENLNTWSNYDWTQQGNEWSSPWGGTDNCFFGTIHPRIKTFIPETKTGTTILEIAPGFGRWTQYLKDYCQDLIIVDLTEKCIAACQERFADCSHITYHVNDGKSLTMIEDESIDFIFSFDSLVHVEKDVIKSYLQQIALKLKPNGVGFIHHSNLGNYLNPATGKLELENIHWRAESMTAKLFEQYSQEAGLQCFHQEIVNWCGDILCDCFSLITLKNSQWSQPNHVIENPNFGAEAQRLRQVS, via the coding sequence ATGCCTAGTGTTCAGGAAAACTTAAATACATGGTCTAATTACGATTGGACCCAACAGGGTAATGAATGGTCGAGTCCATGGGGTGGAACAGATAACTGTTTTTTTGGAACTATACATCCGCGAATTAAAACCTTTATTCCTGAGACAAAAACAGGAACAACAATATTAGAAATAGCTCCTGGTTTTGGACGTTGGACACAATACCTAAAGGATTATTGTCAAGATTTAATTATCGTAGATTTAACTGAAAAGTGTATTGCCGCTTGTCAAGAACGCTTTGCAGATTGTTCTCACATTACATATCATGTCAATGATGGAAAATCATTAACCATGATTGAAGATGAATCTATTGATTTCATTTTTAGTTTTGATTCCTTAGTCCATGTGGAAAAAGATGTCATTAAATCCTATTTACAACAGATAGCCCTGAAACTTAAACCCAATGGTGTAGGATTTATCCATCATTCTAACTTGGGCAATTATCTCAATCCCGCTACTGGAAAGCTAGAGTTAGAAAACATTCATTGGCGAGCAGAAAGCATGACTGCTAAACTATTTGAGCAATACTCCCAAGAGGCTGGCTTACAATGTTTTCACCAAGAAATAGTTAATTGGTGTGGCGATATTTTGTGTGATTGCTTTTCCTTAATTACACTAAAAAACTCTCAATGGAGTCAACCCAATCATGTAATTGAAAATCCGAATTTTGGTGCAGAAGCTCAACGTTTACGCCAAGTATCATAA
- a CDS encoding glycosyltransferase family 4 protein, giving the protein MSQPTYKLLFMSTGVGALGSGLGGGIEVTLPNIVKAMQQRGHTIDIVAPAGSRSGSLPLIEIPGNTQNAAQDQKYDAEIGIPTNSVLANMWTYAYQVQGNYDLILNFSYDWLPLYLTQFFHRPVAHLISMSSLLDAMDDMIAKVATQFPHAIGVHSKTQAATFPCPDECVCLFNGLDLSLYQFCDQPGNSLGWVGRIAPEKGLEDAVAAANTLGMPLKIFGLMQNEEYWQQVRQAYPDAQIDYQGFVSTNELQAGLRECQAMLATPHWIDAFPTVGLESLACGVPVIAYSRGGLVEIVEDGKTGFLVEPDSVQGLIDAVKRVHTIDRQNCRQQAESLYSLAAMGARVEQWFEKILHR; this is encoded by the coding sequence ATGAGTCAACCGACTTACAAATTATTATTTATGTCCACAGGTGTTGGTGCTTTGGGTTCAGGGTTAGGTGGTGGAATAGAAGTCACCCTCCCCAATATTGTCAAAGCAATGCAGCAAAGAGGACACACAATAGATATTGTCGCACCAGCAGGTTCTCGCAGTGGTTCGTTACCTTTGATAGAAATACCCGGAAATACACAAAATGCCGCCCAAGATCAAAAGTATGATGCAGAAATAGGGATTCCGACAAATTCAGTTTTAGCAAATATGTGGACTTATGCTTATCAAGTACAGGGAAATTATGATTTAATTTTGAATTTTAGCTATGATTGGTTGCCATTATATTTAACGCAATTTTTTCATCGTCCAGTTGCCCATTTAATTAGTATGAGTTCTTTACTGGATGCGATGGATGATATGATTGCCAAGGTAGCAACTCAGTTTCCCCATGCTATTGGTGTTCACTCAAAAACACAAGCTGCAACTTTTCCTTGCCCTGATGAATGTGTTTGTTTATTTAATGGATTAGACTTGTCTTTGTATCAGTTTTGTGATCAACCTGGTAATAGCTTAGGTTGGGTAGGCCGCATAGCACCAGAAAAAGGTTTAGAAGATGCGGTAGCAGCAGCAAATACTTTAGGAATGCCTCTAAAAATCTTTGGTTTGATGCAAAATGAGGAATATTGGCAGCAAGTTCGTCAAGCGTATCCCGATGCACAGATAGATTACCAAGGATTTGTCTCTACAAACGAATTACAAGCGGGACTGAGGGAATGTCAAGCTATGTTAGCTACTCCCCACTGGATAGACGCTTTCCCCACTGTAGGTTTAGAATCTTTAGCTTGTGGAGTACCGGTGATTGCTTATAGTCGGGGCGGTTTAGTGGAAATAGTGGAAGATGGCAAAACTGGGTTTTTGGTTGAGCCAGATAGTGTACAAGGTTTAATAGATGCTGTTAAACGGGTACACACTATTGATCGTCAAAATTGTCGCCAGCAAGCAGAGAGTTTATATTCTTTGGCAGCAATGGGCGCTCGTGTAGAACAATGGTTTGAGAAGATTTTACACAGATAA
- a CDS encoding class I SAM-dependent methyltransferase encodes MITPPIPSFLNSFWEDAFSLKQHLQGFLSLDEQTLESKLAAGQKEMAELGHKDFDWEKATAFYQYQVKNEYLFELGAWHLNSHDYIGNTLLLIAKYAQGRVLDFGGGIGTHAIGAALSPNVKEVFYFDINPINCEFVEYRAKQLGLDKKIVLCQEMPSSEMFDTIVCFDVLEHLPDPIQQLLTFHQSLDDAGKIIMNWYFFKGFNQEYPFHHDEPELLDRFFQTLQTKFVEVFHPYLITARCYRKWI; translated from the coding sequence ATGATCACACCACCTATTCCATCTTTTTTAAATAGCTTTTGGGAAGATGCTTTTAGTTTAAAGCAACATCTTCAGGGATTTTTAAGTTTGGATGAGCAAACATTAGAAAGTAAATTAGCTGCTGGTCAAAAAGAAATGGCTGAGTTAGGCCATAAAGATTTTGACTGGGAAAAAGCTACAGCTTTCTATCAGTATCAGGTGAAAAATGAGTATCTTTTTGAGCTTGGAGCTTGGCATTTAAACAGTCATGATTATATTGGTAATACTTTACTATTAATTGCCAAATATGCCCAAGGTAGGGTATTAGATTTTGGTGGGGGAATTGGTACTCATGCTATTGGTGCTGCACTTTCGCCAAATGTTAAAGAGGTGTTTTATTTTGATATTAATCCGATTAATTGCGAGTTTGTCGAATATCGAGCTAAACAATTAGGGTTAGACAAAAAAATAGTTTTGTGTCAAGAAATGCCTAGTTCAGAAATGTTTGATACTATTGTTTGTTTTGATGTTTTAGAGCATTTACCAGATCCTATTCAGCAATTACTTACGTTTCATCAGTCTTTAGATGATGCAGGAAAAATCATTATGAATTGGTATTTCTTTAAAGGTTTTAATCAAGAATATCCTTTTCACCATGATGAACCAGAATTGCTAGATAGGTTTTTTCAGACATTACAAACTAAATTTGTAGAAGTTTTTCATCCTTATTTAATTACTGCTCGTTGTTATCGCAAATGGATTTAA
- a CDS encoding methyl-accepting chemotaxis protein: MININTDEPNSKYQEALTAYIEGDYQRAATLIDQVVSILGEDPNSHLLRGNIYYALGKFKVAKAEYDRVLGLTNNQEILGSARQKLQVIEQELVTDSSALKSGSDSTFVADPSSVEQLFSDIEENHQPHPLESDKKYSYNDMDKIEFLVNFDEFDDLRSISSWEPVEIDENIHTHDESAGNHNQKLLEYKSVSTQDPSPENVPIRQNSSLNAILKKQQWSTALVVGFTSALTAAVIGFGTSSWISPTQTEWMRNANWGVPLGAGIISGITAASVGGLAHQSVRRAFQEQNSGQAKELAVTLNSVVSMTQSLEEVRKIGKAAQTSVHRVNDINSQVSEVLENMVAEILVIGETLTKTEPQLKYLAQTCQEVNSLATLTSQLASRTNLLTLNVSIEATKSGIGGRGLAIMANEISQLADKTAKSVKQIQEMFGNIDKEANRIILTMEGSKQRVINSTKLAQQARQSLDDITPIIADIDSSIEKATLNSP; this comes from the coding sequence ATGATAAATATAAATACAGATGAGCCAAATTCCAAATATCAGGAGGCGTTAACAGCTTACATAGAAGGTGATTATCAACGTGCTGCTACTCTAATAGACCAAGTAGTCAGCATTCTAGGAGAAGACCCTAATTCCCACCTGTTGCGGGGTAATATATACTATGCTCTAGGAAAATTTAAGGTTGCCAAAGCGGAATATGATCGGGTATTGGGTTTAACAAATAATCAAGAAATACTGGGTTCAGCTCGTCAAAAATTACAAGTGATTGAACAGGAGCTAGTCACTGACAGCTCTGCTTTAAAGAGTGGTTCTGATAGTACTTTCGTTGCAGATCCCAGTAGTGTTGAACAACTGTTTTCGGACATAGAAGAAAATCATCAACCACACCCGTTGGAATCAGATAAAAAGTATAGTTATAACGATATGGACAAAATTGAATTCCTGGTTAATTTTGATGAATTTGATGATTTAAGAAGTATTTCATCTTGGGAACCGGTAGAAATAGATGAAAACATACATACCCATGATGAATCAGCTGGTAACCATAACCAAAAGTTACTAGAATATAAATCCGTAAGTACCCAAGACCCATCACCAGAGAATGTTCCCATTCGGCAAAATTCTTCCTTAAATGCTATCTTAAAGAAACAGCAGTGGTCTACCGCACTAGTAGTAGGTTTTACCTCAGCCCTAACAGCTGCTGTGATTGGCTTTGGAACCAGCTCATGGATATCACCCACCCAAACTGAATGGATGAGAAATGCCAATTGGGGAGTACCTCTAGGTGCTGGAATCATAAGTGGAATCACTGCTGCTTCCGTGGGTGGTCTGGCACATCAATCTGTTCGACGTGCTTTTCAGGAACAGAACTCCGGTCAGGCCAAAGAATTAGCAGTCACTCTCAACTCTGTAGTAAGTATGACCCAATCCCTAGAGGAAGTCAGAAAAATAGGTAAAGCAGCTCAAACCTCGGTTCATCGCGTTAATGACATTAATAGTCAAGTTAGCGAAGTTTTGGAAAACATGGTGGCAGAAATTTTGGTAATTGGAGAAACCTTAACAAAAACCGAACCTCAACTAAAATACTTGGCCCAAACTTGTCAAGAAGTTAATTCCTTGGCTACATTAACATCCCAATTAGCCTCTCGTACTAACTTGTTAACATTAAATGTCAGCATTGAAGCGACAAAATCTGGCATAGGAGGAAGAGGACTGGCAATTATGGCCAATGAAATATCCCAACTAGCAGATAAGACAGCTAAATCTGTTAAGCAGATTCAAGAGATGTTTGGAAACATTGATAAGGAGGCTAACCGTATTATACTCACTATGGAAGGGAGTAAACAACGAGTTATTAATAGCACCAAACTTGCACAACAAGCTAGGCAATCTCTGGATGATATTACCCCTATAATAGCTGATATAGACTCCTCAATTGAGAAAGCAACTCTTAACTCCCCCTAA
- the tilS gene encoding tRNA lysidine(34) synthetase TilS — MVWTSLHAKIHRTIRHRHLFAPHEHLLVALSGGQDSLCLIKLLVDLQVKWKWKLAIAHCDHRWREDSQANADHVKNLATSWDLPFHLQIATDSVDSEADARNWRYRVFREIAEDSGYKYVVTGHTSSDRAETLIYNLIRGTGADGLQSLNWQRSLGEKTMLVRPLLEITREQTGKFCQDLDLPVWVDSTNQNLQYPRNRIRQQLLPYLAANFNPQVESHLSHTAELLRAEVEYLEQIAHQLRSIASTKCENGDLRLNRHLLKQQPLALQRRVIRQILQEALPQTPNFDHIEKITDLINAPNRSQSDPFPGGSIAIVENASIVIRQPILTLREKES; from the coding sequence ATGGTATGGACTTCTTTACACGCTAAAATACATCGCACAATCCGGCATCGTCATTTATTTGCACCTCATGAACATCTACTGGTTGCCCTATCTGGTGGACAGGACTCACTGTGTTTAATCAAGTTGTTGGTGGACTTACAAGTTAAATGGAAGTGGAAACTGGCGATCGCCCATTGTGATCATCGTTGGCGAGAAGACTCCCAAGCGAACGCGGATCATGTAAAAAATCTAGCGACTAGTTGGGATTTACCGTTCCACTTACAAATCGCCACTGATTCGGTAGATAGCGAAGCTGATGCTAGAAATTGGCGATATAGAGTATTTAGGGAAATTGCTGAAGATTCTGGTTATAAATACGTTGTTACGGGACACACCAGTAGTGATCGAGCGGAGACCCTAATATACAATCTGATTCGGGGGACTGGTGCTGATGGTTTACAGTCCTTAAATTGGCAAAGGTCGTTAGGGGAGAAGACGATGTTAGTTCGTCCCCTGTTAGAGATTACCCGGGAACAAACTGGAAAATTTTGCCAAGACCTTGACCTACCAGTTTGGGTGGATAGCACAAATCAAAATTTACAGTACCCCCGAAATCGTATTCGTCAGCAGTTACTCCCCTATCTTGCAGCAAACTTCAACCCCCAGGTGGAATCCCATTTATCTCATACAGCAGAGTTGTTGCGAGCAGAAGTAGAGTATCTAGAACAAATAGCTCACCAGTTGAGGTCAATAGCCTCAACAAAGTGTGAAAACGGTGATTTACGTCTGAATCGTCATTTATTAAAACAACAGCCCTTAGCTCTCCAACGCCGGGTGATCCGTCAAATATTGCAGGAAGCGTTACCACAAACCCCCAATTTTGATCATATTGAAAAAATCACAGATTTAATTAACGCCCCCAACCGTTCTCAAAGTGATCCTTTTCCTGGTGGTAGCATAGCAATAGTAGAAAATGCTTCCATAGTTATTCGACAACCCATTCTAACTTTAAGAGAAAAAGAAAGTTAG